A single region of the Lonchura striata isolate bLonStr1 chromosome 19, bLonStr1.mat, whole genome shotgun sequence genome encodes:
- the GNA13 gene encoding guanine nucleotide-binding protein subunit alpha-13, which yields MADFLPSRSALAGCFPGCLLTSGEAEQQRKSKEIDKCLNREKTYVKRLVKILLLGAGESGKSTFLKQMRIIHGQDWDRAAREEFRATIYSNVIKGVRVLVDAREKLHIPWGDAANQSNGDKVMAFDTRAVTVAQGMVETGVFLDYLPAIRALWADSGIQHAYDRRREFQLGESVKYFLDNLDKLGEQDYLPSQQDILLARRPTKGIHEYDFEIKNVPFKMVDVGGQRSERKRWFECFDSVTSILFLVSSSEFDQVLMEDRQTNRLTESLNIFETIVNNRVFSNVSIILFLNKTDLLEEKVQKVSIKDYFPEFEGDPHCLTDVQKFLVDCFRTKRRDQQQKPLYHHFTTAINTENIRLVFRDVKDTILHDNLKQLMLQ from the exons ATGGCGGATTTCCTGCCGTCCCGCTCCGCGCTGGCCGGCTGCTTCCCCGGCTGCCTCCTCACCAGCGGCGaggccgagcagcagcgcaagtcCAAGGAGATCGACAAGTGCCTCAACCGCGAGAAGACCTACGTGAAGCGCCTCGTCAAGATCCTGCTGCTGGGCGCGGGCGAGAGCGGCAAGTCCACCTTCCTCAAGCAGATGCGGATCATCCACGGGCAGGACTGGGACCGCGCGGCGCGCGAGGAGTTCCGCGCCACCATCTACAGCAACGTGATCAAGG GTGTGCGAGTCCTGGTGGACGCCAGAGAGAAACTCCATATCCCTTGGGGAGATGCTGCCAACCAGAGCAACGGGGACAAGGTGATGGCTTTCGACACCCGCGCGGTCACCGTGGCGCAGGGCATGGTGGAGACCGGGGTTTTTTTGGACTACCTGCCAGCCATCCGAGCCCTGTGGGCAGACAGTGGCATCCAGCACGCCTACGACAGGCGCAGGGAGTTCCAGCTG GGGGAATCTGTAAAGTATTTCTTGGACAACTTGGATAAACTTGGAGAACAA GATTACCTTCCCTCACAGCAAGATATCCTGCTGGCACGAAGGCCCACCAAAGGGATTCACGAGTACGACTTTGAAATCAAAAATGTCCCTTTCAAGATGGTGGATGTGGGCGGCCAGAGGTCGGAACGGAAGCGGTGGTTCGAGTGCTTCGACAGTGTCACCTCAATCTTGTTCCTGGTGTCCTCCAGCGAGTTCGACCAGGTGCTCATGGAGGACCGGCAGACAAATCGCCTCACGGAGTCCCTGAACATTTTTGAAACGATAGTCAACAACCGGGTGTTCAGCAACGTCTCCATCATCCTCTTCTTAAACAAGACGGACTTGCTCGAGGAAAAAGTACAGAAAGTCAGCATCAAAGACTATTTCCCAGAGTTTGAAGGGGATCCCCACTGCTTAACAGATGTGCAGAAATTCCTGGTGGATTGTTTTCGCACGAAACGCCGGGACCAGCAGCAGAAGCCCCTGTACCACCACTTCACCACTGCTATTAACACAGAGAACATCCGGCTAGTTTTCCGTGATGTTAAGGATACCATCCTGCACGACAACCTCAAGCAGCTGATGTTACAGTGA